The Campylobacter concisus DNA window TGTTCTCTTCTTTAATCTTAAATTTATCAATTAACACATCTTCTTTTTTGGCATAATAATTTATGCTTCCAGCGATTGACTTGATCTTAGAGTGGATAGCTTCGCTCGTTTCAACACCAAGTAGCATATGAAGGCCACCTTGAAGATCAAGGCCAAGTGAAATTTTAGCTCCGCTTTGTGTTTGAAAAAAAGATGGCACCGAAAAGCCAAAACCAAAAATCAAGGCTAATATTAAGATAATTAGCCTATATGTGACTCTTGCGTTACGCATTATTTATCTTCGATCTTTTTAGCTACAAACTCGCGTGCTATGCGAACGATTACATCATCGTTAAGTTTAACTTTGATAAAATCATTTTCGGCTTTAATCACTTCGCAGATAAGTCCGCCATTAGTTATTATCTTATCACCTTTATCAAGAGCTGCGAGCATTGCTGCATGGGCTTTTTGTTGTTTTTGTTGAGGTCTAATAACCAAAAAGTAAAATATGGCGAAAAGCACAACAAGAGGTAGTAATGATGTTAAAAAATCAGCGTTTTGCATGGATTTCCTTATTTGTAAGATTTTTAAATGGGCATTTTAGCACTAAAATTATAATAAAAGCCTTTGTCGGTGCTTTTTTGCTCTCCAACTTTATTTTTTTAAGCCTTTTCGAGAATTTGCTCTTAAATTTCATCTCGCCGTTTCTTACTTTGACTGGAATTTATATCATCATAAATTTAAGCAGAGCTGGTTTTTTCGCGGTTGGATTTTTCACAGGAATTTTGTGGTTTTACTGGATCAGCTTTAGTTTTATCTACTATGATTTGATCTGGCTTATACCGTTTGCCATTCTCTTTGTAGCCATTGTTTACGGATTTATGTTTTGGGTGGCTTCTTTTCCCAGTTTTGTCGTGCTAAGAGCTGTTTTACTATTTTTAGTAAGCTACGTTCATCCATTTGGCTTTAACTGGTTTAATCTCGAGGCCACACTTGTTTTAGGGCCTTTTGAGCCAAGCATTAGGGGG harbors:
- the yajC gene encoding preprotein translocase subunit YajC; translated protein: MQNADFLTSLLPLVVLFAIFYFLVIRPQQKQQKAHAAMLAALDKGDKIITNGGLICEVIKAENDFIKVKLNDDVIVRIAREFVAKKIEDK